A single region of the Gracilibacillus caseinilyticus genome encodes:
- a CDS encoding alpha-glucosidase/alpha-galactosidase, with translation MSKITFLGAGSTVFAKNVLGDCMTVEALKDFEFALFDIDQERLHDSEMMLNNMKSSIGATVELKAYHDRKEALRGAKYVINAIQVGGYDPCTITDFEIPKKYGLRQTIADTLGIGGIFRNLRTIPVMQEFAHDIKEVCPDAWFLNYTNPMAVLTNVMLEEGIKTVGLCHSVQVCADHLLDSLEMPKNNIQWKIAGINHMAWLLEITRNGEDLYPEIKKRAKQKQQEKHDDMVRFELMDKFGYYVTESSEHNAEYHPYFIKSNYPELIDRFQIPLDEYPRRCVKQIEDWKKMRNELVNDQHLTHERTHEYGSYIIEAMETNQPFKIGGNVRNTGGLIRNLPEKAVVEVPCLVDASGVTPTNVGELPEQLAALNRTNINTQLLTIEAARSRSKQKIYQAAMLDPHTVAELSIDDIVALCDDLIEAHGEWLPEYH, from the coding sequence TTGTCTAAAATTACATTTTTGGGTGCTGGGAGTACGGTTTTTGCGAAGAATGTATTAGGAGATTGTATGACAGTGGAGGCGCTTAAGGATTTTGAATTTGCCTTATTTGATATTGATCAGGAACGATTACATGATTCTGAAATGATGTTGAATAATATGAAGAGCAGTATAGGGGCAACAGTCGAATTGAAGGCCTATCACGATCGAAAAGAAGCATTGCGAGGTGCGAAATATGTGATCAATGCGATTCAAGTTGGTGGCTATGATCCATGTACGATTACGGACTTTGAGATTCCGAAAAAATATGGACTCCGTCAGACGATTGCGGATACATTGGGTATCGGCGGTATTTTCCGTAATTTGAGAACGATTCCAGTCATGCAGGAATTCGCTCACGATATCAAGGAAGTTTGTCCAGATGCTTGGTTTTTGAATTATACGAATCCCATGGCAGTGCTGACGAATGTGATGCTCGAGGAAGGGATCAAAACAGTAGGATTGTGTCATAGTGTCCAGGTGTGTGCGGATCATCTGCTCGATTCGCTGGAAATGCCAAAGAACAATATTCAATGGAAGATCGCAGGCATTAATCATATGGCATGGTTGCTGGAGATTACCCGAAATGGAGAAGATTTATATCCCGAAATTAAAAAACGAGCGAAGCAAAAGCAACAAGAAAAACATGACGATATGGTTCGCTTCGAGTTAATGGATAAATTCGGCTATTATGTGACAGAATCATCGGAGCATAATGCGGAATACCATCCTTATTTTATCAAAAGTAATTATCCCGAATTAATTGATCGTTTTCAAATACCACTTGATGAGTATCCTCGTCGTTGTGTGAAGCAGATTGAAGATTGGAAGAAAATGCGTAATGAACTGGTGAATGATCAGCACTTAACGCACGAACGGACCCATGAATATGGCTCTTACATTATCGAGGCAATGGAAACAAATCAGCCGTTCAAAATAGGAGGTAATGTTCGAAATACGGGGGGATTAATTCGTAACCTGCCTGAAAAAGCTGTTGTCGAAGTGCCTTGTCTAGTCGACGCAAGCGGTGTCACACCAACGAATGTCGGAGAGTTACCGGAACAGCTGGCAGCCTTGAACCGGACCAATATCAATACACAATTGTTAACGATCGAAGCGGCTCGATCTCGAAGTAAACAAAAAATCTACCAGGCAGCAATGCTGGATCCGCATACAGTGGCAGAATTATCAATCGATGACATTGTCGCGCTGTGTGACGATCTTATCGAGGCACATGGCGAATGGTTACCGGAATATCACTAA
- a CDS encoding alpha-galactosidase yields MAIIINQQTKEFHLQTKNSSYIFNVLENEQLGHLYYGKKIRHKDSFEHLLVKMNRGNTSYLKEGDMSFSLEQTKQEYPSYGTTDYREPAFQVLQENGSRITNFQYLSHRLLTGKPKLTGLPATYAEKGDNVETVEITLYDEVIDAELVLLYSVFEEQDAIVRSARFTNQGHSGLQLTRAMSASVDLFDSDYEMLQLSGAWIRERHLKTRALQSGIQSISSTRGASSSHQNPFLALKRPATTEFHGDAYGFSLVYSGNFLAQVEVDYLDVSRVSLGIHPFDFNWLLENGESFQTPEVVMVYSDQGLNGMSQQFHDLYQNRLVRGKWRNQTRPVLTNNWEGTYFDFNEEKIVEMAKQSKELGVELFVLDDGWFGKRDDDSTSLGDWFVDERKLPNGIKGLAEKIVALDMDFGLWFEPEMISKVSHLYEQHPDWLIQVPDRNLSHARNQYILDFSRKEVVDALYEMMADILSDSPISYVKWDMNRYMTEIGSVALPAERQQEVPHRYILGVYDLYERLTSAFPDILFESCASGGGRFDPGMLYYAPQAWTSDDSDAVERLKIQYGTSLVYPISTMGAHVSAVPNHQVGRSTSLRTRAEVAYFGAFGYELDVTQMPEEEKAEMKEQISFYKQHRALFQIGTFYRIHSPFELDGNRTSWMMVANDKSKAIVADYHVLCRPNPGFVRLQLIGLDPEADYQIVGYEGVFHGDELMEVGLQLDHEQFREYEAFEAVGDFYSRIFILNKI; encoded by the coding sequence ATGGCAATCATTATTAATCAACAAACAAAAGAATTCCATCTGCAAACGAAGAACTCCAGTTATATTTTCAATGTATTGGAGAATGAGCAGTTAGGACATTTATATTATGGCAAAAAAATCCGTCATAAAGATTCCTTTGAACACCTGCTAGTCAAAATGAATCGAGGAAATACGTCTTATCTCAAGGAAGGCGATATGTCCTTTTCACTGGAACAAACGAAACAGGAATATCCGTCATATGGAACAACGGATTACAGAGAGCCTGCTTTCCAAGTATTGCAGGAAAACGGCAGCCGCATTACCAACTTCCAATACCTTAGTCATCGTCTCTTAACTGGTAAACCAAAGCTGACTGGCTTACCCGCAACATATGCAGAAAAAGGCGATAATGTCGAGACGGTAGAAATAACATTGTATGATGAGGTCATCGATGCTGAGCTGGTACTGCTGTATTCTGTATTTGAAGAACAGGATGCGATTGTGAGAAGTGCAAGATTCACGAACCAAGGCCATAGTGGTTTACAATTAACACGAGCAATGAGCGCCAGCGTCGACCTGTTTGATTCTGATTACGAGATGCTCCAGCTGTCCGGTGCTTGGATTCGGGAGAGACATTTGAAAACACGTGCACTCCAATCTGGTATACAAAGTATTTCAAGCACGAGAGGAGCCAGCAGCAGCCATCAAAATCCGTTTCTTGCACTAAAACGACCCGCGACAACAGAGTTTCATGGAGACGCGTATGGATTTAGCCTGGTGTATAGCGGTAACTTCCTAGCTCAGGTGGAAGTGGATTATTTGGATGTTTCGAGAGTCAGTTTAGGTATTCATCCATTTGATTTTAACTGGCTGTTGGAAAACGGCGAAAGCTTCCAAACGCCAGAAGTGGTGATGGTTTACTCGGATCAAGGATTGAATGGCATGAGCCAGCAGTTCCATGATTTATATCAAAATCGCCTGGTCAGAGGAAAGTGGCGCAATCAAACACGCCCTGTTTTGACGAACAATTGGGAAGGAACCTACTTTGATTTTAATGAAGAGAAAATCGTAGAAATGGCAAAGCAGTCGAAGGAATTGGGTGTAGAGTTGTTTGTGCTCGATGATGGCTGGTTTGGTAAACGTGACGATGATTCGACTTCATTAGGTGACTGGTTTGTCGATGAGCGCAAATTGCCTAATGGAATCAAAGGGCTAGCGGAAAAAATTGTTGCGCTTGATATGGATTTCGGTTTATGGTTTGAACCGGAAATGATCTCAAAAGTCAGCCATTTGTATGAGCAGCATCCAGATTGGCTTATTCAGGTGCCAGATCGCAATCTTTCCCACGCCAGAAATCAATATATACTTGATTTTTCTAGAAAAGAAGTGGTGGATGCCTTATATGAGATGATGGCTGATATCTTAAGTGATTCGCCAATTTCTTATGTGAAGTGGGATATGAACAGATACATGACAGAAATCGGATCCGTGGCATTGCCTGCAGAACGTCAACAAGAAGTACCACACCGTTATATCCTTGGTGTCTATGATTTATATGAGCGGTTAACGAGTGCGTTTCCGGACATTTTATTTGAATCCTGTGCAAGTGGCGGCGGACGTTTCGATCCGGGAATGTTATATTATGCACCACAAGCCTGGACGAGTGACGATTCCGATGCAGTCGAACGCTTGAAAATTCAATACGGTACGTCACTTGTTTATCCGATCAGTACGATGGGGGCGCACGTATCAGCGGTTCCGAATCATCAGGTAGGTCGGAGTACCAGCTTGCGAACTCGCGCTGAGGTAGCCTACTTTGGGGCGTTTGGATATGAATTGGACGTTACCCAAATGCCGGAAGAGGAAAAAGCCGAGATGAAAGAACAAATCAGCTTTTACAAACAACATCGTGCATTATTCCAAATTGGCACATTTTACCGGATCCACAGCCCATTTGAGCTGGACGGCAACCGCACGAGCTGGATGATGGTAGCAAACGATAAATCGAAAGCAATCGTGGCAGATTATCATGTGCTGTGCCGCCCTAATCCTGGATTTGTCCGCTTACAGTTGATAGGATTAGATCCAGAGGCCGATTATCAAATCGTAGGTTATGAGGGAGTTTTTCATGGGGATGAGCTGATGGAAGTTGGACTGCAGCTTGACCACGAACAATTCCGCGAATACGAAGCCTTTGAAGCAGTAGGCGATTTCTATTCTCGCATCTTTATTTTGAATAAAATATAA
- a CDS encoding YczE/YyaS/YitT family protein has translation MKTFTWRSFFMVLFGNILIGLAVAILRVSALGTDPFTTINLGLSSLFDLSFGMYQLFFNIILLAIVIPFYRKSLGIGTIVNMVGIGFISDFFVLCISFITDDLSHLGIRLILMAMAFVIACFGVALYITPELGVAPYDAMAFVIENVSKQKIPFPIARITTDVLCVAIGFSFGAIVGIATVIFAFFTGPLVQYFRRHIAEPMLKQQGAMVPVKN, from the coding sequence ATGAAAACTTTTACGTGGCGTTCATTTTTCATGGTGTTGTTTGGAAACATCTTAATTGGTTTAGCTGTTGCGATTTTGAGAGTAAGTGCGTTAGGAACAGATCCTTTTACAACGATTAATCTCGGGTTAAGCAGTCTGTTCGATTTGTCCTTCGGGATGTATCAGTTATTTTTCAATATTATTTTATTAGCCATTGTCATCCCTTTTTATCGAAAATCACTCGGTATCGGGACAATTGTTAATATGGTGGGAATCGGTTTTATTTCGGATTTCTTTGTCTTATGTATTTCTTTTATTACCGATGACTTATCTCATTTGGGAATACGGTTGATTTTGATGGCGATGGCCTTCGTTATAGCCTGCTTCGGTGTGGCGTTATACATTACACCAGAATTAGGCGTTGCTCCCTATGATGCAATGGCTTTTGTCATCGAAAATGTATCGAAACAAAAAATACCATTCCCGATTGCGCGTATTACGACAGATGTCCTTTGTGTTGCCATTGGCTTTTCCTTTGGTGCCATCGTCGGCATCGCAACCGTTATCTTTGCCTTTTTCACCGGACCACTCGTCCAATACTTCCGCCGCCACATCGCCGAACCAATGCTCAAGCAGCAAGGTGCGATGGTACCAGTGAAAAATTAG